Proteins encoded within one genomic window of Microbacterium sp. zg-B185:
- the mtrA gene encoding MtrAB system response regulator MtrA gives MTSRILVVDDDTALAEMIGIVLRTEGFETAFCADGSKAVETWRAERPDLILLDLMLPGMDGIEICTRIRAESGVPIIMLTARTDTADVVKGLESGADDYIVKPFNPKELVARIRTRLRPAAQQANETLRIGDLTVDVAAHEVRRDESPIALTPLEFELLVALASKPQQVFSREMLLEQVWGYHYKADTRLVNVHVQRLRAKVELDPDNPKIVTTVRGVGYRAGAVV, from the coding sequence ATGACATCACGCATCCTGGTGGTCGATGACGACACGGCCCTGGCCGAGATGATCGGCATCGTCCTTCGCACGGAGGGATTCGAAACGGCGTTCTGCGCAGACGGTTCCAAGGCGGTCGAGACCTGGCGTGCCGAGCGTCCGGATCTGATCCTGCTGGACCTCATGCTTCCCGGGATGGACGGCATCGAGATCTGCACGCGGATACGCGCCGAATCCGGGGTTCCGATCATCATGCTCACCGCACGCACCGACACCGCGGACGTGGTCAAGGGCCTCGAATCCGGCGCCGACGACTACATCGTGAAGCCGTTCAACCCGAAGGAACTGGTCGCGCGCATCCGCACCCGGCTGCGCCCGGCCGCGCAGCAGGCGAACGAGACGCTGCGCATCGGCGACCTCACCGTCGACGTGGCCGCCCACGAGGTGCGCCGCGACGAGTCGCCGATCGCGCTGACACCGCTTGAATTCGAGCTGCTGGTGGCCCTGGCCTCGAAGCCGCAGCAGGTCTTCTCTCGGGAGATGCTGCTGGAACAGGTCTGGGGCTACCACTACAAGGCCGACACCCGCCTCGTCAACGTGCACGTCCAGCGCCTCCGCGCCAAGGTGGAACTCGACCCCGACAACCCGAAGATCGTCACGACGGTGCGCGGCGTCGGCTACCGCGCCGGCGCTGTGGTGTGA
- a CDS encoding MoxR family ATPase has translation MNRVRIEVGKAVVGQDGAVTGLLIALLARGHVLIEGVPGVAKTLLVRAFSGALGLDTKRIQFTPDLMPGDVSGSLVYDARAGEFEFRAGPVFTNVLLADEINRTPPKTQSALLEAMEERQVSTDGVARPLPEPFLVAATQNPIEQEGTYTLPEAQLDRFLLKLIVDIPPRDAELTVLRRHAGGFDPQDLAAAGLQQTVDAAEIRAAQRAAAAVMVADDVLAYIVDLAQATRRSPSVQLGVSPRATTALLAASKAWAWLGGYPAITPDHVQTMLVPTWRHRIRLRPDAELEGVSVDAVLGSVLQQTRVPM, from the coding sequence ATGAACCGGGTGCGGATCGAGGTGGGCAAGGCCGTGGTCGGCCAGGACGGCGCTGTCACCGGCCTCCTGATCGCCCTGCTCGCGCGCGGGCACGTGCTGATCGAAGGGGTGCCCGGCGTCGCGAAGACGCTGCTGGTGCGGGCGTTCAGCGGTGCGCTGGGACTGGACACCAAGCGCATCCAGTTCACGCCCGACCTGATGCCGGGCGACGTGTCCGGATCCCTGGTGTACGACGCGCGCGCGGGCGAGTTCGAGTTCCGCGCGGGTCCGGTGTTCACCAACGTCCTGCTGGCCGACGAGATCAACCGCACACCCCCGAAGACGCAGTCCGCCCTGCTGGAGGCCATGGAGGAGCGACAGGTCTCCACCGACGGCGTCGCCCGTCCGCTGCCCGAGCCGTTCCTCGTCGCCGCCACCCAGAACCCGATCGAGCAGGAGGGCACCTACACGCTGCCGGAGGCGCAGCTGGATCGCTTCCTGCTGAAGCTGATCGTGGACATCCCGCCCCGCGACGCCGAGCTGACGGTGCTGCGCCGCCACGCCGGGGGCTTCGACCCGCAGGATCTCGCCGCCGCCGGGCTGCAGCAGACCGTCGATGCCGCGGAGATCCGCGCGGCGCAGCGGGCCGCGGCGGCGGTCATGGTGGCCGACGACGTCCTGGCCTACATCGTCGATCTGGCCCAAGCGACCCGGCGCTCGCCCTCGGTGCAGCTCGGCGTCAGCCCGCGCGCGACCACGGCGCTGCTGGCCGCGTCAAAGGCGTGGGCATGGCTCGGCGGGTACCCGGCGATCACCCCCGACCACGTGCAGACCATGCTCGTGCCCACCTGGCGCCACCGCATCCGCCTGCGTCCGGACGCCGAGCTCGAAGGCGTCTCCGTCGATGCCGTGCTCGGCTCGGTGCTGCAGCAGACCCGGGTGCCCATGTGA
- a CDS encoding DUF58 domain-containing protein — protein sequence MFISGRVPLLVGLGTVPVVLLSVAGLNAWAAAAVWLALCAALALADAAAAADPRRIRVHRRVPGRALLGEPVATELWLENTGARRLHGRIRDAWQPTAGASPDRPAVDVPAGERRRIVVPLLPRRRGELSSAFVVVRADGPWRLAGRQARIPSRGALRVLPPFTARRHLPSRLARLRELDGNTSVQVRGQGTEFDSLREYVRGDDVRSIDWRATARAGATMLRTWRPERDRHVVILLDTGRTAAARVGDGVRLDAAMEAALLLAALASRAGDHTHLLMFDRVARARVTRVDGPALLPALVEAMAPVEPQLIETDWDAAFAQVRRLSSRPSLVVILTAQDAPESARGFLGSLPALSRRAHVLVGTVTVADDAAADDDRGNATGVYRAAAHEQTVRDAARVAAAIGRAGAEAVAASAEALPPRIADRYLALKAAGRL from the coding sequence GTGTTCATCTCCGGCCGCGTGCCGCTTCTGGTCGGACTCGGCACGGTGCCCGTCGTGCTGCTCTCGGTCGCCGGCCTCAACGCCTGGGCCGCCGCCGCGGTCTGGCTTGCGCTGTGCGCCGCCCTCGCGCTCGCCGATGCCGCCGCCGCGGCCGATCCGCGCCGAATCCGGGTGCACCGCCGGGTGCCGGGCCGCGCTCTGCTCGGAGAGCCGGTGGCGACGGAGCTGTGGCTGGAGAACACCGGTGCGCGGCGGCTCCACGGTCGGATCCGCGACGCCTGGCAGCCCACCGCGGGCGCGTCGCCCGACCGCCCGGCGGTCGACGTGCCCGCCGGGGAGCGTCGGCGGATCGTGGTCCCGCTGCTGCCCCGGCGCCGGGGCGAACTGAGCTCTGCGTTCGTCGTGGTCCGCGCGGACGGGCCGTGGCGACTGGCCGGGCGTCAGGCGCGGATACCGAGCCGGGGCGCGCTGCGAGTGCTGCCGCCGTTCACCGCCCGTCGGCACCTGCCTTCGCGACTGGCCCGCCTGCGCGAGCTGGACGGCAACACCAGTGTGCAGGTCCGCGGGCAGGGCACCGAGTTCGACAGCCTGCGCGAATACGTGCGGGGGGATGACGTCCGCTCGATCGACTGGCGCGCCACCGCGCGCGCGGGCGCGACGATGCTGCGCACGTGGCGCCCCGAGCGGGACCGCCATGTCGTGATCCTGCTGGACACGGGACGCACGGCCGCCGCACGGGTGGGAGACGGCGTACGACTGGATGCCGCGATGGAGGCCGCACTGCTGCTGGCAGCGCTCGCTTCGCGCGCGGGCGATCACACGCACCTTCTCATGTTCGACCGTGTCGCCCGTGCTCGCGTCACCCGCGTGGACGGGCCGGCGCTGCTGCCCGCGCTCGTGGAGGCGATGGCACCGGTCGAGCCGCAGCTGATCGAAACGGATTGGGATGCCGCGTTCGCACAGGTGCGCAGACTCAGCTCGCGGCCGTCGCTCGTGGTGATCCTGACGGCGCAGGACGCACCGGAATCCGCCCGTGGCTTCCTCGGCTCGCTGCCGGCACTCTCGCGCCGGGCCCACGTCCTGGTCGGCACGGTCACCGTCGCAGACGATGCCGCTGCCGATGACGACCGCGGGAACGCAACGGGCGTGTACCGGGCCGCCGCGCACGAGCAGACGGTCCGTGACGCGGCGCGGGTGGCCGCGGCCATCGGCCGAGCGGGCGCCGAGGCGGTCGCTGCGTCGGCCGAGGCGCTGCCGCCGAGGATCGCCGACCGGTACCTGGCGCTGAAGGCCGCCGGTCGCCTCTGA
- a CDS encoding DUF4129 domain-containing protein — translation MVVAGVFSRLAASVPPLVPDREEARRWAERELADPRYAIAEPTPLDRIARAIADFFESLFSSELPGEWGPWVAVVAAVVVGLVILAAFLIWGVPRFTARSRGPADLFGADEQRSADQLRRDAASSAAAGDWDTAIILRFRALARGLLERGAVDTPPGATVHAFARAAARAYPACADQLESAAAAFEDVRYLRRPGTEELYRRIGAVEDTVRATRPVLPVLVGAST, via the coding sequence GTGGTCGTAGCCGGCGTGTTCTCCCGGCTGGCCGCGTCCGTGCCGCCGCTCGTCCCCGATCGCGAAGAAGCGCGCAGGTGGGCCGAGCGGGAACTGGCCGATCCACGGTACGCGATCGCCGAACCCACCCCCCTCGACCGCATCGCACGGGCGATCGCCGACTTCTTCGAGTCGCTGTTCTCGTCGGAGCTTCCCGGCGAGTGGGGACCCTGGGTCGCTGTCGTGGCAGCCGTGGTGGTGGGACTGGTGATCCTCGCCGCCTTCCTGATCTGGGGCGTCCCGCGATTCACGGCCCGTTCTCGCGGTCCGGCCGACCTGTTCGGTGCGGACGAGCAGCGCAGCGCCGACCAGTTGCGCCGGGACGCTGCATCCTCCGCCGCCGCCGGCGACTGGGACACCGCGATCATCCTCCGCTTCCGGGCACTGGCCCGCGGACTACTCGAGCGCGGAGCCGTGGACACCCCGCCCGGTGCGACCGTGCATGCCTTCGCCCGGGCCGCCGCGCGCGCGTACCCGGCCTGCGCGGACCAGCTGGAATCGGCCGCTGCCGCGTTCGAGGACGTCCGCTACCTGCGCCGACCGGGTACCGAGGAACTGTACCGGCGCATCGGGGCCGTGGAGGACACCGTCCGCGCCACCCGACCGGTGCTGCCGGTCCTGGTCGGGGCGAGCACGTGA
- a CDS encoding LpqB family beta-propeller domain-containing protein → MRARRGIAAVVAAAALVLSACAGLPAGGPVNPGLAAGDDAFSPEFLFRPDEPQPGATPEQIVEGFIRAGSGPGPAANWDVARMFLAPSIRETWKPEASVTIDVPDERTAVAPTEGAVSVSLVAVATVDQTGAYQPAEAGITQLSFHLAQQDNGEWRITEAPDGVVVDRDVFANVFHRYSLMFFDPTWQFLVPDVRWFPTTNAATRIAGALVNGAPSPWLLDSVRNAFPEGVSLARPSVPLESGVAQVALSADALLIEPTTLDRMQTQLTASLATAGVSRAQMSVESAPLIAEPVATRSTRVTGPPLVLTEEGFGFLAGDELTQIPGLSASMANVIPTAIQVATDRDFAAVRLVDGTVARVPAGGGVTVVDSRAGLVNPSADPFGYIWSVPRDQPSAVTVFSAGGQQFPIADAWPGATQIVAMTVSRDGARLAALLVAGDRTEVRVAGVVRGDDNQPIRIGDPVPLGVLSGAGAGLTWLDDVSLGVLTARAEGPLFTEQLAGGPGSTIDAPIGAASIAGANSISSVRLRAEDGSLFVKRGANWQRTTGGVLVLATQQGSPP, encoded by the coding sequence GTGAGAGCGCGTCGGGGCATCGCTGCCGTCGTCGCGGCCGCAGCCCTCGTCCTGTCCGCGTGCGCCGGTCTGCCGGCCGGCGGGCCGGTGAATCCGGGGCTGGCGGCGGGGGATGATGCGTTCTCGCCGGAGTTCCTCTTCCGTCCCGACGAGCCGCAGCCCGGAGCGACCCCCGAGCAGATCGTCGAGGGCTTCATCCGCGCCGGGTCCGGTCCCGGACCCGCGGCGAACTGGGACGTCGCGCGCATGTTCCTCGCGCCATCGATCCGGGAGACCTGGAAGCCGGAGGCGAGCGTCACGATCGATGTGCCGGACGAGCGCACTGCGGTCGCGCCGACCGAGGGCGCCGTGTCGGTGTCCCTGGTCGCGGTGGCGACGGTGGACCAGACCGGTGCCTATCAACCGGCCGAGGCGGGCATCACCCAGCTCTCGTTCCACCTCGCCCAGCAGGACAACGGCGAGTGGCGGATCACCGAGGCGCCGGATGGGGTGGTCGTGGACCGCGACGTGTTCGCGAATGTCTTCCACCGCTATTCGCTGATGTTCTTCGATCCCACGTGGCAGTTCCTGGTGCCCGACGTGCGCTGGTTCCCGACGACCAACGCCGCGACGCGGATCGCCGGAGCTCTGGTGAACGGCGCGCCCAGTCCCTGGCTGCTGGATTCGGTGCGCAACGCCTTTCCCGAGGGTGTCTCGCTGGCCCGCCCCTCCGTGCCGTTGGAGTCCGGAGTGGCCCAGGTGGCGCTCAGTGCGGACGCGCTGCTGATCGAGCCCACGACCCTGGACCGGATGCAGACCCAGCTGACCGCGAGCCTGGCCACCGCCGGTGTCTCCCGGGCTCAGATGTCGGTGGAGTCCGCACCGCTGATCGCCGAGCCGGTCGCCACCCGCTCCACGCGGGTGACCGGTCCGCCTCTGGTGCTCACCGAGGAGGGGTTCGGCTTCCTCGCGGGCGACGAACTCACGCAGATCCCCGGTCTGTCGGCGTCGATGGCCAACGTGATTCCCACCGCCATCCAGGTCGCCACCGACCGGGACTTCGCCGCCGTGCGGCTCGTGGACGGCACGGTCGCGCGCGTGCCGGCGGGCGGCGGTGTCACCGTGGTGGACTCTCGAGCCGGTCTGGTCAATCCGAGCGCCGACCCGTTCGGCTACATCTGGAGCGTTCCGCGCGACCAGCCCTCGGCGGTGACGGTGTTCTCCGCCGGGGGCCAGCAGTTCCCGATCGCCGACGCCTGGCCCGGAGCGACGCAGATCGTCGCCATGACGGTGTCGCGGGACGGCGCGCGGCTCGCGGCGCTGCTGGTCGCCGGTGACCGGACGGAGGTGCGGGTGGCCGGTGTCGTCCGCGGCGACGACAATCAGCCGATCCGGATCGGCGACCCGGTGCCTCTCGGTGTGCTCTCCGGCGCGGGGGCGGGTCTGACCTGGCTGGACGACGTCAGCCTCGGCGTGCTGACAGCACGTGCCGAGGGGCCGCTGTTCACCGAGCAGCTGGCCGGGGGTCCCGGTTCGACCATCGACGCGCCGATCGGTGCCGCATCGATAGCCGGGGCGAACTCGATCTCGAGCGTCCGCCTCCGCGCCGAGGACGGGTCGCTGTTCGTCAAGCGGGGGGCGAACTGGCAGCGCACCACCGGCGGCGTCCTCGTCCTGGCCACCCAGCAGGGCTCGCCCCCGTAG
- the aqpZ gene encoding aquaporin Z, with protein MSDTPSSARRADEAGADQASTATKLVAEALGTFVLVFGSIGTALFAADFGASENGTSLGVGFVGVALAFGLTLLAAIYTWGPVSGGHFNPAVTFGLAAAGRFAWKDTPGYIVAQIVGGALGTTLIVLIGLFGPGNWLSAAQDGGFASNGFGEHSPGGFGLGAAITAEVLLTAIFVLVILGVTHAKRGAGNFAGIAIGLTLTFIHLASIPIDNTSVNPARSIATAIYGGGDALIQLWVFLVFPLVGGVLAGFLHRALFEPRVAPAAQREARVR; from the coding sequence ATGTCGGATACCCCCAGCAGTGCGCGCAGAGCCGACGAGGCCGGCGCCGACCAGGCCAGCACCGCGACGAAGCTGGTCGCGGAGGCGCTCGGCACGTTCGTGCTCGTCTTCGGTTCGATCGGCACCGCCCTGTTCGCCGCCGACTTCGGCGCGAGCGAGAACGGCACCTCGCTCGGTGTCGGTTTCGTCGGGGTGGCCCTCGCGTTCGGCCTGACCCTGCTCGCCGCGATCTATACGTGGGGGCCGGTCTCGGGCGGCCACTTCAATCCGGCGGTGACGTTCGGCCTGGCCGCCGCGGGCCGGTTCGCGTGGAAGGACACCCCCGGGTACATCGTCGCCCAGATCGTCGGCGGGGCGCTGGGAACCACTCTGATCGTGCTGATCGGGCTGTTCGGACCGGGCAACTGGCTCAGCGCCGCGCAGGACGGCGGTTTCGCCAGCAACGGCTTCGGCGAACACTCGCCTGGCGGGTTCGGGTTGGGGGCCGCGATCACCGCGGAAGTCCTCCTCACGGCGATCTTCGTGCTCGTGATCCTGGGCGTGACCCACGCCAAGCGCGGCGCAGGCAATTTCGCCGGAATCGCGATCGGCCTGACCCTGACTTTCATCCATCTCGCATCGATCCCGATCGACAACACCTCGGTCAACCCGGCCCGTTCGATCGCGACGGCCATCTACGGCGGCGGCGACGCGCTCATCCAGCTCTGGGTGTTCCTGGTGTTCCCGCTGGTCGGCGGCGTGCTCGCGGGTTTCCTGCACCGCGCGCTGTTCGAGCCCCGGGTCGCCCCGGCCGCACAGCGCGAAGCGCGCGTGCGGTAG
- a CDS encoding phosphoribosyltransferase family protein: MKQTGWVGTTVREALGGALALVLPIACAGCDEPDVALCEDCRGLLLPSVEHSLPGVWSGLRFEGVTARVVRALKEDGRTGLARHLAPALRAAVGAAEAAASAPPDGAASASTTVVVPVPTSRAGYRRRGYRVVELVARRGGLRPARLLRIGRVTADQRGLDRAERRRNVAGSLVAGSVEGLRVVVVDDVVTTGATLAEAVRALRAGGAEVIGAAAIAGTPRHGAGSDAFATPR, translated from the coding sequence GTGAAGCAAACCGGATGGGTCGGCACGACGGTGCGCGAGGCGCTGGGCGGCGCGCTTGCGCTCGTGTTGCCGATCGCGTGCGCCGGATGCGATGAGCCCGACGTCGCACTGTGCGAGGACTGCCGCGGCCTCCTGCTGCCGTCCGTCGAGCACAGCCTCCCGGGGGTGTGGAGCGGTCTGCGATTCGAAGGGGTGACCGCCCGGGTGGTGCGCGCCCTGAAGGAGGACGGCCGGACGGGTCTGGCCCGCCATCTCGCGCCGGCGCTGCGGGCCGCAGTGGGTGCGGCGGAGGCCGCGGCATCCGCACCTCCCGACGGGGCCGCATCGGCCAGCACGACCGTCGTCGTGCCCGTTCCGACCTCGCGTGCCGGCTATCGGCGCCGCGGCTACCGGGTGGTCGAACTGGTGGCGCGCCGCGGTGGCCTGCGGCCTGCGCGGCTGCTGCGGATCGGGCGCGTCACGGCCGATCAGCGCGGTCTGGACCGGGCCGAGCGCCGCCGGAACGTCGCCGGCTCGCTGGTCGCAGGCAGCGTCGAAGGCCTGCGCGTCGTCGTCGTCGATGACGTCGTGACGACCGGAGCGACCCTGGCCGAGGCGGTCCGCGCCCTGCGGGCCGGCGGCGCCGAGGTGATCGGGGCTGCGGCCATCGCGGGCACACCACGGCACGGCGCAGGTAGTGACGCATTCGCGACTCCCAGGTGA
- the mtrB gene encoding MtrAB system histidine kinase MtrB: MPPATAVTASRLPATAWRDWRSWPDSLANLWRRSLRFRTILITLALTALAILVACIWMALAIQNDLFQARKDQVLRDSLRATQAAQATLDAAAVQGDTVQIQNLWNSVRATLAERSSTDMIAAFRIDRTPSQLAPQDFTTPGLTEQVISEGMHEAVQSDAAQQWWQSVELPLTNGPVPGIIVGQQLTVPDVGGYELYLAYDLDSASQTLGFVQTTLWIVGSSLVVLIGAISWFVLRSVTIPIGEAADTSAKLAAGELGVRLPVRGEDELATLGRSFNAMADSIESQIKELADLSLVQQRFVSDVSHELRTPLTTIRLAADMINDHRQSFDPATARAAELLNAQVQRFETLLTDLLEISRYDAGSVQLELEPTSLAHLAEDVIASMHQLAEQHGTDVRLVAPGGYSPVEMDPRRVRRIVRNLLGNAIEHGEGRPIVITVDSDQQAVAIGVRDYGLGMTPQDAERVFDRFWRADPSRTRTIGGTGLGLSIALGDARLHGGELAVWSDLGRGSHFVLTLPRHGGVLTAPSPIPADPGDDSGAALEDFGLTQPIQIPTGEVRADAATRGSAS; this comes from the coding sequence ATGCCCCCCGCAACGGCGGTGACGGCATCCCGCCTCCCGGCGACCGCGTGGCGTGACTGGCGCTCGTGGCCGGACAGCCTTGCGAATCTGTGGCGGCGGTCGCTGCGGTTCCGGACGATCCTGATCACGCTGGCGCTGACGGCCCTCGCGATCCTCGTCGCGTGCATCTGGATGGCGCTGGCGATTCAGAACGATCTGTTCCAGGCCCGCAAGGACCAGGTGCTGCGCGATTCGCTGCGGGCCACTCAGGCGGCACAGGCCACTCTGGATGCCGCCGCCGTCCAGGGCGACACGGTACAGATCCAGAACCTGTGGAACAGCGTGCGGGCCACACTGGCGGAGCGGTCCTCGACCGACATGATCGCCGCGTTCCGGATCGATCGGACCCCGTCCCAGCTGGCACCGCAGGACTTCACCACCCCGGGTCTGACCGAGCAGGTGATCTCCGAGGGCATGCACGAAGCGGTGCAGTCGGACGCGGCGCAGCAGTGGTGGCAGTCCGTCGAGCTTCCCCTGACGAACGGACCGGTGCCCGGGATCATCGTCGGTCAGCAGCTGACGGTTCCCGACGTGGGCGGCTACGAGCTGTACCTGGCATACGACCTGGACAGCGCGTCTCAGACCCTCGGCTTCGTGCAGACCACGCTGTGGATCGTCGGCAGCTCCCTGGTCGTGCTGATCGGGGCGATCTCCTGGTTCGTTCTGCGCTCGGTGACCATCCCCATCGGCGAGGCGGCGGACACCAGTGCCAAGCTCGCCGCCGGAGAGCTCGGCGTGCGCCTGCCCGTGCGCGGCGAAGACGAGCTGGCCACCCTGGGACGGTCCTTCAACGCCATGGCCGACAGCATCGAATCGCAGATCAAGGAGCTCGCCGATCTTTCCCTGGTCCAGCAGCGATTCGTCTCGGATGTCTCGCACGAACTGCGCACACCACTCACGACCATCCGGCTGGCGGCGGACATGATCAACGACCACCGGCAGAGCTTCGATCCCGCCACCGCGCGCGCAGCCGAACTGCTGAACGCGCAGGTGCAGCGTTTCGAGACGCTGCTGACCGATCTGCTCGAGATCAGCCGCTACGACGCCGGTTCGGTGCAGCTCGAGCTCGAGCCGACCAGCCTTGCACACCTCGCCGAAGACGTGATCGCGTCGATGCATCAGCTGGCCGAACAGCACGGCACCGACGTGCGTCTGGTCGCTCCGGGGGGTTATTCGCCGGTCGAGATGGACCCCCGCCGAGTGCGCCGCATCGTGCGCAACCTCCTGGGCAACGCGATCGAGCACGGTGAGGGCAGGCCGATCGTGATCACGGTCGACAGCGACCAGCAGGCGGTTGCCATCGGCGTGCGCGACTACGGCCTCGGCATGACGCCGCAGGACGCGGAGCGGGTGTTCGACCGGTTCTGGCGCGCCGATCCGTCGCGCACGCGCACGATCGGCGGCACCGGCCTGGGGCTGTCCATCGCGCTCGGCGACGCGCGGCTGCACGGCGGCGAGCTGGCCGTGTGGTCCGATCTGGGCCGCGGTTCCCACTTCGTCCTGACTCTTCCCCGCCACGGCGGCGTCCTGACCGCCCCCTCGCCCATCCCGGCGGATCCGGGGGATGACTCCGGCGCCGCACTGGAGGACTTCGGCCTCACCCAGCCCATCCAGATCCCGACCGGCGAGGTCCGGGCGGATGCCGCGACCCGGGGGAGTGCATCGTGA
- a CDS encoding DUF4350 domain-containing protein, with the protein MTAAADTVAAPAGRRRPIAGWMVIAAALVAVGIAGSALAGIGQWAEREALDPESAGPTGARALTQILSEHGVDVIVARDRASAQDALGRGAATLAMADAPHLSDDALTSVADAATEVVLIEPRSRTLRLLLPGATPHGVGPGQAVPPACALPEAQRAGPVSPGAIYAPGPQATACYPTGGGYGLLVGDDAGARAVAVDGRALFTNEHLAAEGNAALAVNLLGRHATLVWYLPDIGDSDLADADASLGELTPPWVSPVIVLLMVAGITAAIWRGRRFGPLVAERMPVTVRAAETTEGRARLYAHARDALHAADQLRIGALTRLSRTLGLGPSASAAEISDATAARAGLDRGRVRRILIDELPRTDPELVALSEDLRALEQAVQTAVRPERNTR; encoded by the coding sequence GTGACCGCCGCAGCCGACACCGTCGCGGCGCCCGCCGGGCGCCGTCGGCCCATCGCCGGGTGGATGGTCATCGCCGCCGCGCTCGTCGCGGTCGGGATCGCCGGGTCCGCTCTGGCAGGCATCGGGCAGTGGGCCGAGCGCGAGGCGCTCGACCCGGAGTCGGCGGGTCCGACCGGCGCCCGTGCGCTGACCCAGATCCTCAGCGAACATGGAGTGGATGTCATCGTAGCGCGCGATCGAGCCTCCGCACAGGATGCACTCGGCCGCGGTGCGGCGACCCTGGCGATGGCCGATGCGCCGCACCTGTCCGACGATGCCCTCACCTCTGTCGCGGATGCCGCGACAGAGGTCGTCCTGATCGAGCCTCGCTCCCGCACCCTGCGACTGCTGCTGCCGGGCGCCACCCCGCACGGTGTCGGTCCGGGCCAGGCCGTCCCGCCCGCGTGCGCCCTGCCGGAGGCGCAGCGCGCCGGACCCGTTTCGCCCGGCGCGATCTACGCACCCGGTCCGCAGGCCACGGCGTGCTACCCGACCGGCGGCGGATACGGCCTGCTCGTCGGCGACGACGCCGGAGCCCGGGCGGTCGCCGTGGACGGCCGGGCTCTGTTCACCAACGAACACCTCGCCGCGGAGGGCAACGCGGCCCTCGCGGTGAATCTGCTCGGCCGGCATGCCACGCTCGTGTGGTACCTGCCCGACATCGGCGACAGCGACCTCGCCGACGCGGACGCTTCACTGGGCGAGCTCACGCCCCCGTGGGTCAGCCCGGTCATCGTGCTGCTCATGGTGGCCGGTATCACCGCCGCGATCTGGCGCGGCCGCCGCTTCGGTCCACTGGTCGCCGAGCGGATGCCGGTGACCGTCCGTGCAGCGGAGACGACCGAGGGACGCGCGCGACTGTATGCGCACGCGCGCGATGCGCTGCACGCGGCCGACCAGCTGCGCATCGGGGCGCTCACCCGCCTGTCCCGGACGCTGGGCCTGGGTCCGTCCGCCTCCGCCGCCGAGATCTCGGATGCCACGGCCGCCCGCGCCGGACTGGACCGTGGCAGGGTCCGGCGCATCCTCATCGACGAACTGCCCCGTACCGACCCGGAGCTCGTCGCGCTCAGCGAAGACCTCCGCGCCCTCGAGCAGGCCGTGCAGACGGCCGTGCGTCCTGAAAGGAACACCCGATGA